From the Oncorhynchus nerka isolate Pitt River linkage group LG20, Oner_Uvic_2.0, whole genome shotgun sequence genome, one window contains:
- the LOC115102716 gene encoding leucine-rich repeat and immunoglobulin-like domain-containing nogo receptor-interacting protein 3, whose product MTSRAMIGSLGPSVWSLMPWRWVSLWGPALLLVTIISLLPGSCQACPPRCECSAQIRSVSCQRRRLTSIPEGIPTETRLLDLSRNRLRWVEMGDLAPYPHLEEVDLSENLIATLEPNAFSNLQSLRVLQLRGNQLKLVPMGAFAKLGNLTTLDLSENKMVILLDYTFQDLRSLRHLEVGDNDLVYISHKAFSGLLGLEDLTIEHCNLTSISGQTLSYLRSLVTLRLRHLSIAALEDHNFRKLNNLQGLEIDNWPYLEYISPLSFQGLDLSWLSITNSNITSVPSSSFRNLIHLTHLNLSFNPITTLEPWAFRELLRLKELIMVNTGLATVEPHSLGGLRQIRVLNFSSNELQTLEEGSFHSVNSLETLRVDGNPLLCDCRLLWILQRRKTLNFDGRVPVCAGPEEVQGYSLSTFTDSALFDHFTCQKPKIRNRKLQQVTAREGQPVSFLCSAVGEPAPNIMWISPQRRIITAKSNGRVTVLPGGTLEIRYAQVTDSGTYMCIASNAGGNDTYFAMLTVRGAPLDAASAFFANRSLYGGEFFNDTNLNSTRVFLKFTLDLTTILVSTAMGCITFLGVVLFCFLLLFAWSRGRGQRKNNFTVETPFRKAEGPAATGSAGGARKFNMKMI is encoded by the exons ATGACCAGCAGGGCCATGATTGGCTCCCTGGGCCCCAGTGTGTGGTCCCTGATGCCATGGCGGTGGGTGAGTCTCTGGGGGCCGGCCCTGCTGCTGGTTACCATTATATCCCTGCTGCCAGGTAGTTGCCAGGCATGCCCCCCGCGGTGCGAGTGCTCGGCCCAGATCCGGTCAGTCTCGTGCCAACGGCGGCGCCTCACCAGCATCCCAGAGGGCATCCCTACAGAAACTCGCCTCCTGGACCTCAGCCGGAACCGGCTCCGCTGGGTGGAAATGGGCGACCTGGCACCGTACCCGCACCTTGAAGAAGTGGACTTGAGTGAGAATCTCATTGCCACGCTAGAGCCCAATGCGTTCTCCAATCTGCAGAGCCTGCGGGTTTTACAGTTGAGGGGGAACCAGCTGAAGCTGGTACCCATGGGGGCCTTCGCCAAGCTGGGAAACCTGACCACGCTGGATCTGAGTGAGAACAAGATGGTGATTCTGTTGGACTACACCTTCCAGGACCTGAGGAGTCtgagacacctggaggtgggagACAACGACCTGGTCTACATTTCTCATAAG GCCTTTTCTGGTCTTCTGGGGCTGGAGGACCTGACCATCGAGCACTGCAACCTGACGTCCATCTCTGGCCAGACACTGTCCTACCTACGCAGCCTGGTCACTCTGCGATTAAGGCACCTCAGCATTGCCGCCCTAGAAGACCACAACTTCCGCAAGCTTAACAACCTGCAGGGGCTGGAGATCGATAACTGGCCCTATCTGGAGTACATCTCCCCGCTCAGCTTCCAGGGTCTGGACCTGTCCTGGTTGTCCATCACTAACAGCAACATCACCTCCGTCCCCTCGTCCTCCTTCAGGAACCTGATCCACCTCACTCACCTCAACCTGTCTTTCAACCCCATCACCACTCTGGAGCCCTGGGCTTTCAGGGAGCTGCTGAGGctcaaggagctgatcatggtgAACACGGGCCTAGCTACGGTGGAGCCCCACTCCCTGGGCGGCCTCAGACAGATCCGGGTCCTCAACTTCTCCTCCAACGAACTCCAGACCCTGGAGGAGGGATCGTTCCACTCTGTAAACAGCCTGGAGACGCTGCGGGTGGACGGGAACCCGCTGCTGTGTGACTGCCGTCTGTTGTGGATCCTGCAGAGACGCAAGACCCTCAACTTTGACGGCAGGGTGCCCGTGTGCGCTGGGCCGGAGGAGGTGCAGGGGTATAGCCTTAGCACCTTCACCGACTCAGCGCTCTTCGATCACTTCACATGCCAGAAGCCCAAGATACGCAACCGCAAGCTTCAACAG GTGACGGCTCGTGAGGGCCAGCCAGTGAGTTTCCTCTGCAGTGCCGTGGGAGAGCCCGCCCCCAACATCATGTGGATCTCCCCTCAGCGCCGAATAATCACAGCCAAGAGCAATGGCCGCGTCACTGTCCTCCCAGGAGGGACGCTAGAGATCCGCTATGCCCAGGTCACCGACAGTGGCACCTACATGTGCATCGCCAGCAACGCCGGCGGCAACGACACCTACTTTGCCATGCTCACCGTCCGGGGCGCGCCGCTGGATGCCGCGTCGGCTTTCTTCGCCAACCGCTCGCTGTACGGTGGCGAGTTCTTCAACGACACAAACCTGAACAGCACGCGCGTCTTCCTCAAGTTCACCCTGGACCTGACCACCATCCTTGTCTCCACGGCTATGGGCTGCATCACCTTCCTAGGCGTGGTGCTCTTCTGTTTCCTGTTGTTGTTCGCATGGAGCAGGGGGCGGGGCCAGCGCAAGAATAACTTCACAGTGGAGACCCCTTTCCGGAAGGCCGAGGGGCCTGCGGCCACGGGTAGTGCCGGAGGAGCCCGGAAATTCAACATGAAGATGATATGA